aattatggtTAGGGTCTCGGTATGAAAACTAACCTTCCTAAGGCAGGGGctcaatttgaatttcgcgtggggtCCCGTAACACCCCAGTGAGTATGTCTAGGGTTAACTTAAGAGaagatttatacaaatttataagacTGTACTGACCTTGATTTGAGAGGAAAGGGTGAAGGGGAAAGATTAGGTACAATATTGGGTTTACGATTGTTGCAAATATGCTTTTCCATTACATTTGTCTTTCCAAaacttcaaataaaattttctaatttaatatgatGTATTTTTCACTTTATTAGCTATTTCCCGGGGTCTCTCATATTAGGAGCAcactttttcgattttttcgaaagtttattttttattttacatatttctaattttcaaataatttatgttaatatgtttcaatatgcaagatttaatatttcacagtTTTATCCAATTAATAAGGGAAAGAGAAcggaaaagaaaacgaaaaagagAACAGGAGAGAAAAGATCTGAACAAAAAACGGAGAGAAATGAGGGACCGAGAAAGTATGAAAGATACAGAAGATtctggtaaaaaaaattttatataaaaaaaataatagaaataagaatttaaaataattaaaaacatcatttttgcattgttttataaaaaatgaataaatttgaggtaaagtgaaaaatttgactatatataattaaaattcaaagatCAGGAAAAAGAACGCGAGAGAAGAGAACAGGAGAGAAGAGATCAGGAGAGAAGAgatcgaaaaaaaagagatcgtGAAAGAGaacggagagagagggaccGAGAAAAtgtggaagaggaagagaaaagtGAAGAACGAAAACGAAGTATAGAGGcggaagaggaaagaaaaagaaaggaaaggtTAGTACACTGTTATTTGTAAATTCCAAGATGTAAAGAAATTCAAGCATCAATTTTGATCCGAAATCTTTTTTGGATCTAAATCAATTTTGGATTATGTCAATAATATTAGGATATTTATTCAATCGTAActgtgtaataattataaatatatatataattgaaaaaaaagagaacgagaaagagaacgagagagaagagatcGAGAGAGAAGGGATCGTGGAAGAAaacggagagagagggaccGAGAAAAtgtggaagaggaagagaaaagtGAAGAACGAAAACGAAGTATAGAGGcggaagaggaaagaaaaagaaaggaaaggtTAGTACACTGTTATTTGTAAATTCCAAGATGTAAAGAAATTCAAGCATCAATTTTGATCCGAAATCTTTTTTGGATCTAAATCAATTTTGGATTATGTCAATAATATTAGGATATTTATTCAATCGTAActgtgtaataattataaatatatatatataattgaaaaaaaagagaacgagaaagagaacgagagagaagagatcGAGAGAGAAGGGATCGTGGAAGAAaacggagagagagggaccGCGAAAGTGTGGAAAATgaagaggaaaaggaaaaagatacAGATGATTccggtaaaaaaatttgttatttaaaaacatgaatatataaagttatatatatatatatatatatatatatatatatatatatatatatattatataaacatatactagaaagaagaataaaaataattaaaaagatcattttcgcattacattttttataaaaagtgaaTAAGTTTGAAGAGAATACTAAATCAACATTTCTTTACTTTATCATTATAAGGACGCAAAGGAGGTTgggaagagggaagaagagcaCGCAGATGTGGttggggagagagaggaagaggacgcAGAGGGggtttaaatgaaaattggaGAGCGAAAGGACGCAGAGGGGGTTGGAGAGCGAGAGGACGCAGAGGAGCCCCTGTTTTTATATacctaaatttatatttgaaataaaaatttaaaaagtatgaaaaattgtttcttcttttcttcatccttattattttctttgcgctttttacttttctttactTCATTCTCCGCTGCTTCTTTCTCCGCTGCTTAATCTTCATGATTTTCGTATCTCAGGATAGGACTGGAAAactagagaaaaagaaaatatttatgtattgtacattgtacatatctgtgtaaaataaaaataaatcagtaTCTAATATCTGTAAAACaggaatagaaaataattattaacccttaaatgccacccggggttcagcggaccccagaccctttacaaatgatatattttcaaatgttccccccaaaaatggagctcatgcttccattgatgatagttgagtgattgacctacccggttgtacacttagcagtactcagtttacttaattttttatactatgttgaaattgaaattttaacaatataagcattttattctcttttctaagctttaaacaacattgaaaataattttcataactaaatatcaaaaaatcaatgagtaaggagacatttttcatgctggggtcttttagatcccatgtgtcatttacgagattcttgaaaggtgtggcatttaagggttaaatttttttatatgaaaatatttcttatgtagagttacgtaattttttaaatgaaatatttaattaaaaggcTAGAAGActacaaataattaagaatttatgaaaagagtaaaagagaattaagaataAGAAGTTAATAATAGtgacgtaataattattttttaaaatattgaaatttgaaatattattttagacattaatttaaatatatttatattttacaggtCGATATTGTATACAATTCTATTCCTGCGCATCGCAGCGGTAAGtgcatataattatgtatattctaTCTTAATGTAAAggtaacaaatttataaaaattatacgaaacataagtaagatataaatatgaatatgatATGAAAAAAGACCGGAGATAGTaaacagtatttttttcttaacaattattaatatataaaaattctgcaACAATGATAGATACAGTAGTAAAATATCTACAAACTTCTTGATATCTGAATGCATTTATTCCTTTggttatcaatatattttaaagagaaCAATTATCAGTTAAGtgtataagaatattatatgtagataAGTATATCACATAAATTTGttgtcttttataaaatatggataGGCCAGGACAGAGCAGTAATTTTTAATCctggaataattattatccgtCGAATTATTGTATGTGCATACCAAGGCTACATAAAATAGAGGGAGCTAATATGAAATAGAgttcattaaaattgatacaTTGTTGTTCAATTAGAATTAGATCATTTATTGAACATTTACATGCAACAGAACTTCATAAAACGAtagaataaattacttattttatagatatacataaattacttaaaatttataaaaaactttaattttgagatatacatcagaaattggaaaaagatGGGAAATAcagttcaatattaatataaatttattaacatatatatgtaatttattaacacaGAATAGACGAACAGAGAAATAGCGTTGAGGAActgtaatgaaattttattctatattctgCATGCCATGTGAACAAtgcatatgttaatattaaactgtTCCTTATTCGGTTATTCCTTATTCCCTGTTCCCTGTTTTCTGTTCCTTTCATTGTGTGCAGCCCCTATAACGCTATAGGTTGAATTACTGAACGCAGCCCAACAAAAAAGGACAGTTGACCGTaattctccctctcgctcaTCCCTTTTCCTTCGCGAGTAGAATGAGTCGAGTTCTGGGTAGCAGAGCCGCAACGGGCACGGACCAgttcggacgtgttttgtccggaaaaaatttttttaagtattgcGACTGTTACTGTCTGCATTGTGAgtccaattaaatttattgcgtcaGTGCAACTGAAAATTAAGACACGCCTTACGGCTCATACGCCTTACGACAATTGGTTTGTCCTGGCCATATTAAGGTAGTTGTATCGCAAAACCCATTTTCTaggaatcttttaaaatttgaacagCATATTAATGTAAACACGCTCTACACACACGTGCaagtagaaaaatattgactaTACCAAAGTGAAATAATGGAAGTCAAACTTAGCACTTTTTACATGGTATCGTAGGACGAAAACGGCTTCCCATACACGTTTGTAATTTGTAGCGATTCAAAACTACTCATacgattttgatgaaaaacaAAGAGATAACAAAGagacttgtaaaaatattcttacaaaAGTACAAGACCCTTGTCTATCTAGTTTTGAAGCAATTGTTACGCGAAGTACACAATTTCTTATAGCGGTGGACGCATACGACACCTAACCTGTAAAGATCTGGCAACACTGCATTGCCGCTAAAGCTTTAAGTCTTTTCTTCAAtacttttctttcattaattttccTTTGTAACGTACAACAGACATTTCgcttatatttattctaattcAAAATAACCTCAATAGCATAACCTCAATAATCTCAATAACGCGAGCCTCGCGAGCTAACCTCAATGGTATACTGACATTACTGACGCGAGTCGCGAGCATACAGTGTTGCCAGATTGGTAAGACCATACAGGATGGTTGAAAACGGTACAGTTTAGTCAAAAGTTTTACATAGATAAGTAGAGTTTTCCGTACATTATCGTATGCAGTGTGACCATTATTTTTGACTAATACTGTCGCGATACAACTACCTTAAGAGCAGTACTGCTCAAAGGCCATAttacaaagaagaagaagaagagttCTGGGTAGCAATcatgtatataactttttcatCCTTAGagcggaaacgtgaaaagtgcaAAGTTTCATGTAACTATAATAATCTTGTTTGGGGTAGTTTGTATTACGCGCGTAGCAGAGACGGCGCGCAGGTCGTACGTAGAGAGCGTGCGTATAGTCGAGCGTAGCTATTGGTTCCGAGCGGCGCTGCAGCGAGCAGCAAGATCACGTGATACAGCGAGACGGTCGTTGTACGAGAACGATCGAGTCCGTCGGGAGATACGATTCAGATACTGCCGAGACAAGTCCACGGCATGGCCGATAGCCATATTCTTTTGTACGcagttttaaaatacattgtaGTATTAAGTGTACAAGAAGACCAGTTATTTCTTCCTACCTTACCCCTCGCTCACGGGCCTTACTCGGTCACATACACAACAAATCTCTTTCTATTAGTgttgaatagaaagagataaactcTCCACTTTTCACGTTTACGTCCTAGGGGAAAAAATACATGATTGATCCCCAGATTCTAGTTTAGTACCTAGTTCTCTGCGTGTAAAGTATCAGTGCTatcatttcaaaaaaatttcaacatttgGTAGCCAtgtttattcttaaatataagctagtatgaaaaataaaaaaaattttttatcaaaagtttagtttaccatatataattaatttttaattatattattgtataaatggCTAACGGAAGATTGAGCGATTATTCAAAATGTCAGttattgtttatttcaattaacatTCGTA
This genomic stretch from Temnothorax longispinosus isolate EJ_2023e chromosome 9, Tlon_JGU_v1, whole genome shotgun sequence harbors:
- the LOC139819047 gene encoding uncharacterized protein isoform X1 → MSMLYTILLTAHRSDEAQFAPHIARAYLARRAQLSEKTFQWTRTWFLRLRVWSSTTRPHCRLNLYCTILSFLLRQPRSPLEKFTGHSSIVIMLMEAEKEKKRKESFIQLIRERERKRKRKREQERKDLNKKRREMRDRESMKDTEDSDQEKERERREQERRDQERRDRKKRDRERERRERDRENVEEEEKSEERKRSIEAEEERKRKERERERERERRDRERRDRGRKRRERDRENVEEEEKSEERKRSIEAEEERKRKERERERERERRDRERRDRGRKRRERDRESVENEEEKEKDTDDSGRKGGWEEGRRARRCGWGERGRGRRGGLNENWRAKGRRGGWRARGRRGAPVFIYLNLYLK
- the LOC139819047 gene encoding uncharacterized protein isoform X2; translation: MSNLLFIILFTCGLEWFSPRFSHENLVIVIKYSMHQLQDVDVVYNSINCASQRFIQLIRERERKRKRKREQERKDLNKKRREMRDRESMKDTEDSDQEKERERREQERRDQERRDRKKRDRERERRERDRENVEEEEKSEERKRSIEAEEERKRKERERERERERRDRERRDRGRKRRERDRENVEEEEKSEERKRSIEAEEERKRKERERERERERRDRERRDRGRKRRERDRESVENEEEKEKDTDDSGRKGGWEEGRRARRCGWGERGRGRRGGLNENWRAKGRRGGWRARGRRGAPVFIYLNLYLK
- the LOC139819047 gene encoding uncharacterized protein isoform X3, whose amino-acid sequence is MLMEAEKEKKRKESFIQLIRERERKRKRKREQERKDLNKKRREMRDRESMKDTEDSDQEKERERREQERRDQERRDRKKRDRERERRERDRENVEEEEKSEERKRSIEAEEERKRKERERERERERRDRERRDRGRKRRERDRENVEEEEKSEERKRSIEAEEERKRKERERERERERRDRERRDRGRKRRERDRESVENEEEKEKDTDDSGRKGGWEEGRRARRCGWGERGRGRRGGLNENWRAKGRRGGWRARGRRGAPVFIYLNLYLK